GAGGGGAGAATATCAATGAGTAAGATTGCAAAAGTATTTGAAAATGGCAAGGCATTTATTCCATTTATTACTTGTGGGGATCCAGATTTGGAGACAACAGAGCAGATTGTGTATGCGATGGAAAGAGCAGGGGCAGATATGATTGAGCTTGGAATTCCATTTTCTGATCCAACAGCAGAAGGACCTGTCATTATGCAGGCGGATCTGCGGGCACTTTCTACAGGAGCAACGACAAATAAGGTTTTTGAAATGGTGGAAAGAATTCGAAAGAACACACAAATACCAATTTGTTTCATGACCTATGCCAATGTGGTCTATTCCCATGGCATTGAAAAGTTTGTAAAGGAAGCAGCAGCTCTTGGCATTGATGGACTGATTTTGCCTGATGTTTCCTTTGAAGAAAGTCATGAGTTTTCTGATTATTGTGATCAATATGGCATTGACTACATCAGCTTTGTGGCACCAACATCAGGGGAAAGAATTGATCACATTGTAGAGAATGCAAAAGGATTTATTTATT
This region of Lachnospiraceae bacterium oral taxon 096 genomic DNA includes:
- a CDS encoding tryptophan synthase subunit alpha → MSKIAKVFENGKAFIPFITCGDPDLETTEQIVYAMERAGADMIELGIPFSDPTAEGPVIMQADLRALSTGATTNKVFEMVERIRKNTQIPICFMTYANVVYSHGIEKFVKEAAALGIDGLILPDVSFEESHEFSDYCDQYGIDYISFVAPTSGERIDHIVENAKGFIYCVSSMGVTGTRAQITTDIKHLVESIKKVKDIPVAIGFGISNPEQASQMAAVSDGVIVGSAIVKICAEYGKESVGKIEDFVRSMKNVISKG